A stretch of DNA from Candidatus Bathyarchaeota archaeon:
CAAATTATTAGTTTTCCAAATGAAGAAGTGGGGAAAGGCGACTACTTAACTATTGAGGATTTCAAGGCTGGAAAAGGCTTAATCGTTCAAGTCATAGATATACAATACGCTAACATCCCTGGCATTTTGGAAGAATTGCTTCGAAACTATAATGGTGATTCTTATGTGCAAGGGGAGGATTTAGATCCCTTTGAAGTGGCTACTCACATTGCGTATATTCAAGATGCACGTTTGTTAATCTGCAAAATTCGAGCCACAAATAACAATGGTGAACTGATCTCTACAAATTCTTGGCTTCCTTCTCGTTCTCGAGCAATCGTCAAGAAACTTCCTGTTGAAAGACTGTTTGCTCAAGCAGAAATCGATGGGGGATACCCAATGCACTTGGGCGAAACGACGGAAAAGAAGCAACTTCACGTTGATGTGCGGGCTTTAGACGGTGGTCTCAACATTATAACTGGTAAAAAAGGAACTGGCAAATCTCACATGTCTAAGTTGTTAACTCTCAGCCTGGTAAGTCACGGCGCTCCAGTTGTAGTTCTTGATCTTAACGGCGAATACGTGGGTCTTGGCAAAAATGTTGATGGAAAATCGAACGAGTTTTATGGGAAGATTCATGTTTTGGCGCCCGGACGAAATCTTAAAGTAACTTTGGCGCAGTTGAAACTCCGTGTGATGCTTAATGTTCTCGTAAATGCGCTTCAGTTGCCAGGGACATCTGCAAGAGAGTTCAGGCGTATATGGCGTTTTCTTGAGCAGAAAGATGCTTTGACGATGCATGAGTTGGGTGAGGCAATAAGAAATTGGAAGTGTAATCAACATGTGCGTGACGCCTTGTTTTCCCGGTATTATACGTTGTTAAGTACTGGTTTGTTTACTGACAGTCCAGCGCAGGCAATCTCATTGGAGGATTCACTTTTCAAAGCTAGGGTTGGTGGTGCAGTTGTGATAAATCTTCGTGATTCTTCAACTATAGATAGGCTTATTGTGGTGGAGTATGTGCTTGGTAAACTCGTTGAGTTGCTGACGAATTGCAAACTGCGGGCTGTTTTTTTGTTCGCTGAAGAGGCGCATTTGTATCTCAGAGAGACTTATTGGGATGATGTAGTTACCCGGATGCGGCATTTCGGGGTGTTCACCACTTTCATTACAAATCAGCCGGACACTATTCGAGAGAACATTTATCGTCAGGCTGATAACTTGTTTCTCTTTAACTTCACTAATGAACATGATTTGGAAACTGTTTCAAGGGCGTCTAAGGTGGATGCCGAAACTGTAAAGTCTGTTGCTCGAGACCTGCCGCCCCATTACTGTCTCGTTTTGGGGAAAGTTGTGAATGATTTTCCGATTGTTGCCAAGGTTAGAAAGTTGGATGTGCATGTGATGGGGCAAACACGGCTGTTCTTCTCTAAGTAAAACTACTCTGTTAATGTTTTTAATAGAGCGTAGATGGTCTGGTTGGTTGTTTGTGTTTTTTTGTCTGTCTATTCTCGACGCATAGGCTAGACCATCTTATTAGGAGCCAAATAGGGCTTGGTTTTTTGCTAGTGTCCGCCTTATGTTACGTTTTTTTAATGTTCATGGGTATGTTCGATGTTGCTCTCAAGCTTTTCGTGGAGCGCCACAATTTGGGCATTCTGTCGCTGTTTCAGGCATCAGACTTTCACAGTACTTACATGGTATCATGGCAACTTCTTTTTCTTTCACAGCTGTTGGTGTTGTTGCTGGTCGAATCACTTGGAGTTCTATTGTTTCGCTGGTGACGTCAGGGCGACCTTTGATAGCTACTACTCCTTTAATAGACCAGTGAACGCTTGCATCCAAGCCGTCAAAGGACTCTCGTCCACCAGCAGGAATGTTAACGTTGAAAGGAAATGTTTTCTTGAAGCCTGGTAGCATGTGCAGTTTGTTACTTGCCTCCGGATCAGCAGAATGCAACGTAGCTATATCCCAGTAGACGCGACGCACCTTGCGTCGCCGCTCCTCGTCGTACACCCATTTTTCTCGTCTTCTTTTCTCGACGCATCGAAGTTCG
This window harbors:
- a CDS encoding ATP-binding protein gives rise to the protein QIISFPNEEVGKGDYLTIEDFKAGKGLIVQVIDIQYANIPGILEELLRNYNGDSYVQGEDLDPFEVATHIAYIQDARLLICKIRATNNNGELISTNSWLPSRSRAIVKKLPVERLFAQAEIDGGYPMHLGETTEKKQLHVDVRALDGGLNIITGKKGTGKSHMSKLLTLSLVSHGAPVVVLDLNGEYVGLGKNVDGKSNEFYGKIHVLAPGRNLKVTLAQLKLRVMLNVLVNALQLPGTSAREFRRIWRFLEQKDALTMHELGEAIRNWKCNQHVRDALFSRYYTLLSTGLFTDSPAQAISLEDSLFKARVGGAVVINLRDSSTIDRLIVVEYVLGKLVELLTNCKLRAVFLFAEEAHLYLRETYWDDVVTRMRHFGVFTTFITNQPDTIRENIYRQADNLFLFNFTNEHDLETVSRASKVDAETVKSVARDLPPHYCLVLGKVVNDFPIVAKVRKLDVHVMGQTRLFFSK